Proteins encoded in a region of the Flammeovirga yaeyamensis genome:
- a CDS encoding phosphoenolpyruvate carboxylase, with translation MAKEATKVTPLSALEVVKKHLGKPYEDLEFLLKCLHEVLMDSGEEEMANAIPWINETAHELKKFDVKYMQLYSIVFQLLNMVEVNGAVQSRRKKEDSQGLSSVTGLWGERLKALKEKGYTQEQIAKVLPSVKVEPVLTAHPTEAKRSTVLEHHRTLYLLLVQRENTMFTEIEQRSINAQIKLILDTLWRTGEIYIEKPDLASERRNAIHYLTNVFPEVLPILDQRFQQAWGEAGFDKDLIHQVAQRPRVSFGNWVGGDRDGHPGVTNEVTEETLSILRLNAFVLIRRSLFSLVKKLSIACDLDQAPEPLRNRIFEMAKELGQSGKDALERNVGEAFRQFVNLCLAKLPVEVKREHAVELSESEFRYTYASELKADLQLLQDSLEAFGAKRMSYTYLNESLRVLDTFGFHLARLDVRQNSTFHDNAIAQLLNASSLDGDSFLTWSEEKRLAFMNNELLSNRPFTHPSTKLPKEADAVTSVYRVLANYIDNFGTDGIGALIVSMTRSVSDLVAVYLLAREAGLMEQTPEGLVCKLPVVPLFETIEDLEISPQVMQNFLDHPITRRSLEYQRKLAGKEKPEQMVMVGYSDSNKDGGILASQWSLHFAESRLYEVGDNRGIDINYFHGKGGTISRGAGPAHWFIQALPHGGVNGNMRLTEQGETIEQKYANKMNASYNMELLMAGTMANTVTDRMGKKYSHPMEKVISWLASESRNFYVDLLEDPKFIKFYGEATPIDAIESSRIGSRPARRTGTRTLADLRAIPWVFSWSQARFNMTSWYGVGYTLEKLSKERPEDFAELKEMINHDPLIRYVFTNIDTSLEATDEKIMKEYAAMVTDKDVKDDILTKMLEELARTRKMMDTLLKTSFAERRSNHYYSSHLRAEALNPLHKTQIKLLKKWRKMKADDKCSPEDVEAVLFQLLTSINAIAGALRATG, from the coding sequence ATGGCTAAAGAAGCTACAAAAGTTACTCCTTTGAGTGCGCTAGAAGTGGTGAAGAAGCATTTGGGAAAACCTTACGAGGATCTCGAATTTTTGCTTAAGTGTCTTCATGAAGTACTTATGGATAGTGGAGAAGAGGAAATGGCTAACGCTATTCCTTGGATTAACGAAACTGCACATGAGTTAAAGAAGTTTGATGTTAAGTATATGCAACTTTACTCCATCGTATTCCAATTATTGAATATGGTAGAAGTAAACGGAGCTGTACAATCTAGACGTAAAAAAGAAGATAGCCAAGGACTTTCAAGCGTTACCGGATTGTGGGGTGAGAGATTAAAAGCATTAAAAGAGAAAGGATACACTCAAGAGCAAATTGCTAAAGTTTTACCTTCAGTTAAAGTTGAGCCAGTTTTAACAGCTCACCCAACGGAGGCAAAAAGATCAACTGTACTTGAGCACCATAGAACTTTATACTTATTATTAGTGCAAAGAGAGAACACAATGTTCACGGAAATTGAGCAACGTTCTATTAACGCACAAATTAAATTAATATTAGATACTCTTTGGAGAACTGGTGAAATCTATATCGAGAAGCCAGATCTTGCTTCAGAGAGAAGAAACGCTATTCACTATTTAACAAACGTATTCCCTGAGGTATTACCTATCTTAGATCAACGTTTCCAACAAGCTTGGGGTGAAGCAGGTTTCGATAAAGACTTAATTCACCAAGTAGCTCAAAGACCTCGTGTATCTTTTGGTAACTGGGTAGGTGGCGATAGAGATGGTCACCCAGGTGTTACTAACGAAGTGACTGAGGAGACATTAAGCATCTTACGTTTGAATGCATTCGTATTGATCCGTCGTTCTTTATTCAGCTTAGTGAAAAAATTATCTATTGCATGTGATTTAGATCAAGCACCAGAACCACTTCGTAATCGTATCTTCGAGATGGCGAAAGAATTGGGTCAGTCTGGTAAAGATGCATTAGAAAGAAACGTAGGTGAGGCATTTAGACAATTTGTTAACCTTTGTCTTGCTAAACTTCCTGTTGAAGTAAAAAGAGAGCACGCGGTTGAATTATCAGAAAGCGAGTTCAGATATACTTATGCTTCAGAATTAAAGGCAGATCTTCAATTACTTCAAGACTCATTAGAGGCATTTGGAGCGAAGAGAATGTCTTACACTTACTTAAATGAGTCGTTAAGAGTATTAGATACTTTCGGTTTCCACTTAGCGAGATTGGACGTTCGTCAAAACTCTACTTTCCACGACAATGCAATTGCTCAATTGCTTAACGCATCTTCGTTGGACGGTGATTCATTCTTAACTTGGTCGGAAGAGAAACGTTTGGCATTCATGAACAATGAATTGTTATCAAACAGACCGTTTACTCATCCATCGACTAAGCTTCCTAAAGAAGCAGATGCTGTTACTTCTGTTTACAGAGTATTAGCTAACTATATTGATAACTTCGGAACTGACGGTATTGGTGCATTAATCGTATCAATGACTCGTTCGGTATCTGACCTTGTAGCTGTTTACTTATTGGCTAGAGAGGCAGGTTTGATGGAGCAAACTCCAGAAGGTTTAGTTTGTAAGCTTCCTGTAGTTCCATTATTCGAAACTATCGAAGACTTAGAAATTAGCCCGCAAGTAATGCAAAACTTCTTGGATCACCCGATTACGCGTAGATCTTTAGAATATCAAAGAAAACTTGCTGGTAAAGAAAAGCCAGAACAAATGGTGATGGTAGGTTACTCAGATTCTAACAAAGATGGTGGTATCCTAGCGTCTCAATGGTCACTTCACTTTGCTGAATCAAGATTGTATGAAGTGGGTGATAACAGAGGTATTGATATCAACTACTTCCACGGTAAAGGTGGTACAATTTCTCGTGGTGCTGGTCCTGCTCACTGGTTTATCCAAGCATTACCTCACGGTGGTGTAAACGGTAACATGCGTTTGACTGAGCAAGGTGAGACAATTGAGCAAAAGTACGCGAACAAAATGAACGCTTCATACAACATGGAGTTATTAATGGCGGGTACTATGGCCAATACAGTTACTGACCGTATGGGTAAGAAATACTCTCACCCAATGGAGAAAGTAATTTCTTGGTTAGCTTCTGAGTCAAGAAACTTCTATGTTGATTTATTAGAAGATCCTAAGTTCATCAAATTCTATGGTGAAGCAACTCCAATTGATGCGATCGAGTCATCAAGAATTGGTTCACGTCCAGCACGTAGAACAGGTACTAGAACGTTAGCCGATCTAAGAGCAATTCCTTGGGTATTCTCATGGAGCCAAGCTCGTTTCAATATGACGTCTTGGTACGGTGTAGGTTACACATTGGAGAAACTTTCAAAAGAGCGTCCTGAGGACTTCGCTGAATTGAAAGAAATGATCAACCACGATCCTCTAATCCGTTACGTATTCACTAACATCGATACATCATTAGAAGCAACTGATGAGAAGATCATGAAAGAATACGCTGCGATGGTAACTGACAAAGATGTGAAGGATGATATCCTTACTAAAATGTTAGAAGAGTTGGCAAGAACTAGAAAAATGATGGATACATTGCTTAAGACTTCATTCGCTGAAAGAAGAAGCAACCATTACTACTCTAGTCACTTGAGAGCTGAAGCGTTGAATCCACTTCACAAAACTCAGATCAAGTTGTTGAAAAAATGGCGTAAGATGAAAGCGGACGATAAATGTTCTCCAGAAGATGTGGAGGCAGTATTGTTCCAATTGCTTACTTCAATTAACGCGATTGCAGGTGCACTTAGAGCTACGGGTTAA
- a CDS encoding transporter encodes MKLLLITLLLLLSILSTTKAQYSETLVTDRPGLTFSPNTLGKKVLQVQTGLNTTNNNQTSPDLEVQSFLSTSFLRYGLSDKFDIEAMIDFRNDQININNQQVDSLDLSGVSNTQLGFRYNYTQNDGWVPAIGFQGRLMLRAVSKDYERPNVGMVFNIMTSNQINNWLSFNMNIGAVLPRRNEVDYSLPSTFNFGISISEKWGTFIELFGNLNDFEPGFDTGLSYYVNNNLMLDLGGGYTPTDNIDTWFAEIGLSYRYSWRKN; translated from the coding sequence ATGAAGTTACTTTTAATTACCCTGCTACTATTATTATCTATTCTTTCTACAACTAAGGCACAATATTCAGAAACCCTAGTGACAGATCGACCCGGATTAACTTTCTCTCCGAATACTTTGGGGAAGAAAGTACTTCAGGTGCAAACAGGTTTAAATACAACAAATAATAATCAGACATCACCAGATTTGGAAGTGCAGTCTTTTCTATCTACTTCATTTTTAAGGTATGGTCTATCTGATAAATTTGATATCGAGGCAATGATTGATTTTCGAAACGATCAAATTAATATCAATAATCAACAAGTAGATTCTTTGGATCTAAGTGGGGTATCAAATACTCAATTGGGTTTTAGATATAATTATACACAAAATGATGGTTGGGTGCCAGCAATTGGTTTTCAAGGAAGGCTAATGTTGAGAGCTGTATCCAAAGATTATGAACGACCAAATGTAGGAATGGTGTTTAATATCATGACTAGTAATCAAATCAACAATTGGTTGTCCTTCAATATGAATATTGGAGCAGTATTGCCAAGAAGGAATGAAGTGGATTACTCTCTACCATCAACCTTTAACTTTGGGATATCTATATCTGAAAAATGGGGGACATTTATTGAATTATTTGGTAACTTAAATGATTTCGAACCTGGCTTTGATACAGGGTTGTCTTATTACGTCAATAATAATTTGATGCTGGACCTTGGTGGAGGGTATACACCTACTGATAATATAGATACTTGGTTTGCAGAAATTGGGTTATCATACCGATATAGTTGGAGGAAAAACTAA
- a CDS encoding DNA alkylation repair protein: MTENIQDIQQALESFVEEKKVVQLPIFFKAFPGGYGEGDLFMGVSMPNIRIVAKEAYQECSIEEIQYLLKHDYHEMRMCGLIIMLHHYTKKLIPQDVIIQCYLDHLDYVNNWDLVDTSCYKLLGRYIYEGKMSNKVLYELSGSGHLWRIRVAIVATMYMIKKDDYTDAFALCEEHLSHDHDLIHKAVGWMLKEIGKRDEEAERDFLDKHYKNMSRTTLRYAIEKMDERVRQIYLKGDV, from the coding sequence ATGACAGAAAATATACAAGATATACAGCAAGCATTGGAGTCGTTTGTAGAAGAAAAAAAAGTAGTACAACTGCCTATATTCTTTAAAGCTTTTCCTGGAGGTTATGGAGAAGGCGATTTATTTATGGGCGTCTCCATGCCCAATATTAGAATTGTAGCCAAAGAAGCTTATCAAGAGTGTTCCATAGAAGAAATACAATACTTATTAAAGCACGATTATCATGAAATGAGAATGTGTGGTTTAATTATCATGCTACATCATTACACCAAAAAACTAATTCCTCAAGATGTCATAATTCAATGCTATTTGGATCATTTAGATTACGTAAATAATTGGGATTTGGTAGATACATCATGTTATAAGCTTTTAGGCAGATATATCTATGAAGGTAAAATGTCGAATAAAGTTTTGTACGAGTTAAGTGGAAGTGGACATCTATGGAGAATTAGAGTGGCCATAGTAGCAACAATGTACATGATTAAAAAAGATGATTATACAGATGCTTTTGCTCTTTGTGAAGAACATTTGTCACACGATCACGATTTGATCCATAAAGCAGTAGGATGGATGTTGAAAGAAATTGGAAAAAGGGATGAGGAGGCAGAGAGAGATTTTCTTGATAAGCATTATAAAAATATGTCTCGAACAACCCTTAGGTATGCTATAGAAAAAATGGACGAAAGAGTACGACAAATATATTTAAAGGGAGATGTCTAG
- a CDS encoding energy transducer TonB, whose amino-acid sequence MKSLLYIYFILLTATTIVHAQHSPEEISREYVAYAYDLIDIKDYDHALIKTDEIIALLPRSTAELQYIRALAHHYLDLDKEAKQEVEDMFNYPMTDELKLHADELMVLINHEIDKNNNPELHHDHVYNMAEVSARFPGGMGEFYTWFHGALHSHGIDREGKGRVYVSFIVTVYGKLDEVKIVKGVDDTIDLKVVELLSECPKWMCAMQNGKPVEQKLVLPLNLETHPY is encoded by the coding sequence ATGAAATCTCTACTGTACATTTACTTTATCTTACTTACAGCAACTACTATTGTTCACGCCCAACATTCACCCGAAGAAATATCAAGGGAATATGTTGCTTATGCCTATGATCTTATAGATATCAAAGACTATGATCATGCGTTAATCAAAACAGATGAAATCATAGCTCTTCTTCCAAGGAGTACAGCAGAATTGCAGTATATCCGAGCGTTGGCACATCACTATTTAGATTTAGATAAGGAAGCTAAACAAGAAGTGGAGGATATGTTTAATTATCCAATGACGGATGAATTAAAACTACACGCAGATGAATTGATGGTGCTGATCAATCATGAAATTGATAAAAATAACAATCCTGAATTACATCATGATCATGTATATAACATGGCAGAAGTATCTGCAAGGTTTCCTGGTGGAATGGGGGAGTTTTATACTTGGTTTCACGGTGCCTTGCATAGTCATGGTATAGATCGAGAAGGTAAAGGACGTGTGTATGTATCTTTTATTGTGACTGTCTATGGGAAATTAGACGAAGTAAAGATTGTAAAAGGTGTGGATGATACGATCGATTTAAAAGTAGTAGAACTGTTATCAGAATGCCCGAAATGGATGTGTGCCATGCAAAATGGAAAGCCTGTTGAACAGAAATTAGTATTGCCGCTTAATTTAGAAACCCATCCGTATTAA
- a CDS encoding Crp/Fnr family transcriptional regulator, with the protein MIRNEQHLREIDFISRSIDDVYKMSEEGKDILMKQLLRIEKKKGEKLFISQKEKDRVYVLVQGSFKDISYDEEGNEMLLCLGYEGDICMKFSSYSEEYSIDEEFILYENAVLYYTDIPFLKTLYETNIEWANWGRCLAEKVALEWSYFADSLRYFKAKERYIKLLNDKPFISNRIPLQDIANYLGITPVSLSRIRNKITKGN; encoded by the coding sequence ATGATAAGAAATGAGCAACATTTAAGAGAAATCGATTTTATATCAAGATCTATTGATGATGTTTATAAAATGTCAGAAGAAGGAAAAGATATATTGATGAAACAGCTTTTAAGAATTGAAAAGAAGAAGGGAGAAAAGCTTTTCATTTCTCAAAAAGAAAAAGATAGAGTATATGTATTGGTGCAAGGTTCATTTAAAGATATTTCATATGATGAAGAGGGGAATGAAATGCTGCTTTGCTTAGGTTATGAAGGGGATATTTGCATGAAATTTTCTTCATACAGTGAAGAATATTCTATTGATGAAGAATTTATCTTATATGAAAATGCCGTGCTTTATTACACTGATATTCCATTTTTAAAAACACTCTATGAAACAAATATTGAATGGGCGAATTGGGGAAGGTGTTTGGCCGAAAAGGTGGCTTTGGAATGGTCTTACTTTGCTGACAGTTTGCGATACTTTAAAGCGAAAGAACGGTATATAAAACTACTTAATGATAAGCCTTTTATATCCAATCGAATTCCTTTACAAGATATAGCAAATTACTTAGGAATTACTCCTGTTAGCTTGAGTCGAATTCGAAATAAAATAACGAAGGGTAATTAA
- the rny gene encoding ribonuclease Y, producing METTLIIVITAIAGIGIGTALGRYMLAKVLKGLETEARDKAQHIVEEAKKDSERIKRDKLIESKEKFLKMKQDFDSETAKRRNQLNVNENKLKQFENRLKQQESKQKQKEASIAKQLESFKMKDKEMENRFEELAIQKELTFKAKEEAEQLRLKQVEQLEKVANLKAEEAREQLIEALKDEARTKASMHIKNIMEEAKMTATKEARKTVITTIQRTAAEQAIENCVSVFNLESDELKGKIIGREGRNIRALEASTGVEIIVDDTPEAIIISGFDPVRREIARVSLHRLVADGRIHPARIEEVVAKTKKNIEDEIIEIGERTVIDLGIHGLHPELIKLVGRMRFRSSYGQNLLQHSREVANLASTLASELGLNAKVAKRAGLLHDIGKVWPEEPEVPHAILGMNLAKKYGESAEVCNAVGAHHDEIEMTTLISPIIQACDAISGSRPGARREMMESYIQRLKELEGLAMGFKGVHKCYAIQAGRELRVMVDAEKVPDAEAGQLSFDIANKIETEMQYPGQIKVTVIRETRSVHFAK from the coding sequence ATGGAAACAACCCTAATTATAGTTATCACCGCAATTGCTGGTATCGGAATCGGTACTGCATTAGGTAGATATATGCTTGCCAAAGTGTTGAAGGGACTTGAGACAGAAGCAAGAGACAAGGCGCAGCATATCGTAGAGGAGGCTAAAAAAGACTCAGAGAGAATTAAAAGAGACAAGTTGATCGAGTCGAAGGAGAAGTTTTTGAAAATGAAACAAGATTTTGATTCAGAAACAGCGAAGAGAAGAAATCAACTTAACGTAAACGAAAACAAGCTGAAGCAGTTTGAAAACCGTTTAAAACAACAAGAATCTAAGCAGAAGCAAAAGGAAGCAAGTATTGCCAAACAATTAGAGTCTTTTAAAATGAAAGACAAAGAAATGGAAAACCGTTTTGAAGAATTGGCTATTCAAAAAGAACTTACTTTCAAAGCAAAAGAAGAAGCTGAACAACTTCGTCTAAAGCAAGTGGAGCAACTTGAAAAAGTAGCGAACCTTAAAGCAGAAGAAGCTCGTGAACAATTGATCGAAGCTTTAAAAGACGAAGCAAGAACAAAAGCCTCTATGCATATTAAGAATATCATGGAGGAGGCGAAAATGACTGCGACGAAAGAAGCTAGAAAAACAGTAATCACTACTATTCAACGTACAGCGGCTGAACAAGCAATTGAGAACTGTGTATCTGTCTTCAACCTAGAAAGTGATGAACTGAAAGGTAAAATCATCGGTAGAGAAGGTCGTAACATTAGAGCTTTAGAAGCTAGTACTGGTGTTGAAATTATTGTTGATGATACTCCTGAAGCAATCATTATCTCTGGTTTCGATCCGGTAAGAAGAGAAATCGCAAGAGTATCACTACATAGATTGGTAGCAGATGGTAGAATTCACCCTGCTCGTATTGAAGAAGTGGTAGCGAAGACGAAGAAGAACATCGAAGATGAGATCATCGAAATTGGTGAAAGAACTGTGATCGATTTAGGTATCCATGGTTTACACCCTGAGTTGATCAAGTTAGTAGGTAGAATGAGATTCCGTTCTTCTTATGGTCAGAACTTGTTACAACACTCTAGAGAAGTGGCTAACCTTGCAAGTACATTGGCTTCTGAACTTGGCTTAAATGCTAAAGTAGCGAAACGTGCTGGTTTACTTCACGATATTGGTAAAGTTTGGCCGGAAGAGCCAGAAGTACCTCACGCAATCTTAGGTATGAACTTAGCTAAGAAATATGGTGAATCTGCTGAAGTATGTAACGCTGTTGGTGCTCACCACGATGAGATTGAAATGACGACATTAATTTCACCTATCATCCAAGCATGTGATGCGATCTCAGGATCTAGACCTGGCGCTCGTCGTGAAATGATGGAATCGTACATCCAACGTCTGAAAGAACTAGAAGGTTTAGCTATGGGCTTCAAAGGGGTGCATAAGTGTTATGCAATCCAAGCTGGTAGAGAACTTCGTGTAATGGTAGACGCTGAGAAAGTGCCAGATGCAGAAGCAGGACAATTATCATTTGATATTGCCAATAAGATCGAAACTGAAATGCAATACCCTGGACAGATTAAAGTGACGGTAATTCGTGAAACTAGATCGGTTCACTTTGCTAAGTAA
- a CDS encoding cell division protein ZapA, producing MGLRSPKENITLKLCGKVYNLKATKSEEHLLLKAADQLNRILSGQKQQHPNADEKDILIMTAFDLIVQSLTEQDELQTSLDRIKVLNKQLDEILPNN from the coding sequence ATGGGACTAAGATCTCCTAAAGAAAATATCACTTTAAAGCTATGCGGAAAGGTTTATAACCTTAAAGCTACAAAATCGGAAGAACACCTTTTATTAAAGGCAGCCGATCAGCTTAACCGTATTCTTTCGGGGCAAAAACAACAGCATCCAAACGCTGATGAAAAAGATATCCTAATTATGACTGCTTTTGATCTAATTGTGCAATCCCTAACAGAACAGGATGAGCTACAAACTTCGCTTGACCGTATAAAAGTATTAAACAAACAACTTGACGAAATTCTTCCAAATAACTAG
- the pheT gene encoding phenylalanine--tRNA ligase subunit beta encodes MKISLNWLGSLVNIEDKTPQEIDELLTMSGLEVEGIEEVEEVKGGLKGLVVAEVLTCEQHPNADKLRVTTVDIGAEEPVQIVCGAPNVAAGQKVIVATIGTELYPSPTESFKIKKGKIRGEVSMGMICAEDEIGMGQSHDGIMVLDTDMANGTPAAKYFNLENDNVLEIGLTPNRVDGSSHYGAARDLKVLLDRPIQQVAKPELLDSFKVDNTSAPVQVNVQESEACPRYSGVTISGIEIKESPKWIKQRLTAIGLSPINNVVDITNYVLHELGQPLHAFDLAKVGGEINVKFATEGEEFITLDEEKRKLKGHDLMIANASENMCIAGVFGGLESGVTEGTTSIFLESAYFHPDVVRKTSQTHSIKTDSSFRFERGCDPNMTITALKYAATLIKEYAGGEISSEIVDIYPTPIENFIIDVKFKNVNRLIGQDIPQDRVIEILEGLEISILETTEETIKVSVPPFRVDVQREADIIEEILRIYGFNSVELSESLSADYLASFPKKDKQVLQRKVTEMLAGSGCHEVMTNSLTTSKYSKELSDLNENENVEILNILSADLDVMRQSMMFSGLEVINHNIRRQQKNIRIFEFGKTYHKGENGYTENEHLALFVSGTSTDESWIRKATSSDFHTVSSLVEKIFDRLNIQGISAEYVSNDTLAYGLQYSARKKVIATVGLVHPKAAKMAGVKQEVFFADINWTLLVEMYSADYKFKEIPKFPEVRRDLSIVLDKKATFASIKQVAQKTERKLLKKINVFDVYEGKHLAADLKSYSVSFILQDENKTLNDKAIDKVMNNLIKAFETQLKAVIRK; translated from the coding sequence ATGAAAATTTCTTTAAACTGGCTAGGTAGCCTTGTAAATATAGAGGATAAAACGCCTCAAGAAATTGACGAACTATTAACAATGTCAGGCCTTGAAGTAGAAGGTATTGAAGAGGTAGAAGAAGTGAAAGGCGGACTTAAAGGTTTAGTTGTTGCAGAAGTACTTACTTGTGAACAACATCCTAATGCTGATAAATTAAGAGTTACAACTGTAGATATCGGAGCTGAAGAACCTGTACAAATTGTATGTGGTGCTCCAAACGTTGCTGCAGGACAAAAAGTGATTGTTGCCACTATTGGTACAGAACTTTATCCTTCTCCAACAGAAAGCTTCAAGATTAAGAAAGGTAAAATCCGTGGTGAAGTATCTATGGGTATGATCTGTGCTGAAGATGAAATCGGTATGGGACAATCTCACGACGGTATTATGGTATTGGATACTGATATGGCTAATGGTACACCTGCAGCTAAGTATTTCAATTTAGAAAATGATAATGTTTTAGAAATCGGTCTTACACCTAACCGTGTAGATGGTTCTTCGCATTATGGTGCTGCTAGAGACTTAAAAGTTTTATTAGACAGACCTATCCAACAAGTGGCTAAGCCAGAATTATTAGATAGCTTTAAAGTTGACAATACTTCTGCTCCTGTACAGGTAAATGTACAAGAAAGCGAAGCTTGTCCAAGATATTCTGGAGTAACGATTTCAGGAATCGAAATCAAAGAATCTCCAAAATGGATAAAGCAACGTTTAACTGCTATTGGTTTATCTCCAATTAACAACGTTGTTGACATCACAAATTATGTTCTTCACGAATTAGGTCAACCTCTTCATGCTTTTGATTTAGCAAAAGTAGGTGGTGAGATTAATGTAAAATTCGCTACTGAAGGAGAAGAGTTCATCACTTTAGATGAAGAGAAAAGAAAATTAAAAGGTCACGATTTAATGATCGCCAATGCTTCTGAGAACATGTGTATCGCAGGTGTATTCGGTGGTTTAGAATCAGGTGTGACAGAAGGAACTACTAGCATCTTCTTGGAGTCGGCGTATTTCCACCCAGATGTAGTGCGTAAGACTTCTCAAACACACTCAATCAAAACAGATTCTTCTTTCCGTTTCGAAAGAGGTTGTGATCCAAACATGACGATCACTGCGTTGAAATATGCAGCGACTCTAATTAAAGAATATGCAGGTGGTGAGATATCTTCTGAAATCGTAGACATCTACCCTACTCCAATCGAAAACTTCATTATTGATGTAAAATTCAAGAATGTCAACCGTTTGATTGGTCAAGATATTCCACAAGACAGAGTCATTGAAATCTTAGAAGGTCTTGAAATTTCTATCTTAGAAACAACAGAAGAAACAATTAAAGTTTCTGTTCCTCCTTTCCGTGTAGATGTTCAAAGAGAAGCGGATATTATCGAAGAGATTCTTCGTATTTATGGCTTCAACTCTGTAGAGTTAAGCGAATCTTTATCAGCTGATTACTTAGCTTCTTTCCCTAAGAAAGACAAGCAAGTATTGCAAAGAAAAGTAACTGAAATGTTAGCAGGTTCTGGTTGCCACGAGGTGATGACCAACTCACTAACAACATCAAAATATTCTAAAGAATTGAGCGATCTTAACGAGAACGAAAACGTTGAGATTCTTAATATCTTAAGTGCAGACCTAGACGTAATGCGTCAGTCGATGATGTTCAGTGGTCTTGAGGTAATCAACCACAACATCCGTCGTCAGCAAAAGAACATCAGAATTTTTGAATTCGGTAAAACGTATCACAAAGGTGAAAACGGATATACTGAAAACGAACATCTAGCTTTATTTGTTAGTGGTACTTCTACTGATGAATCTTGGATTAGAAAAGCAACATCTTCTGATTTCCATACTGTATCCTCTTTAGTAGAAAAAATCTTTGACCGTTTGAACATTCAAGGTATTTCTGCTGAATATGTAAGCAACGATACTTTAGCGTATGGTCTTCAGTACTCAGCACGTAAGAAAGTGATTGCAACTGTTGGTTTGGTACATCCTAAAGCAGCTAAAATGGCAGGTGTTAAGCAAGAAGTATTCTTTGCTGACATCAACTGGACATTGTTAGTTGAGATGTACAGTGCAGATTACAAATTCAAAGAAATCCCTAAGTTCCCAGAAGTTAGAAGAGACCTTTCGATTGTATTGGATAAGAAAGCAACATTTGCTTCTATCAAACAAGTTGCTCAGAAGACAGAAAGAAAACTATTGAAGAAAATCAATGTTTTCGATGTGTACGAAGGGAAACATTTAGCGGCTGATTTAAAATCGTATTCTGTAAGTTTCATCCTTCAAGATGAAAACAAAACATTAAACGATAAAGCAATTGATAAAGTGATGAATAACTTAATCAAAGCGTTTGAAACGCAGTTGAAGGCAGTTATTCGTAAGTAG